From the Pseudomonas putida genome, one window contains:
- the gltA gene encoding citrate synthase yields MADKKAQLVIEGAAPVELPILTGTVGPDVIDVRGLGATGHFTFDPGFMATASCESKITYIDGDKGVLLHRGYPIEQLAEKSDYLETCYLLLNGELPNAEQKAQFVSTVKNHTMVHEQLKSFFNGFRRDAHPMAVMCGVVGALSAFYHDSLDINNPQHREISAVRLVAKMPTLAAMVYKYSMGQPMMYPRNDLSYAENFLHMMFNTPCEIKPISPVLAKAMDRIFILHADHEQNASTSTVRLAGSSGANPFACIAAGIAALWGPAHGGANEAVLTMLDEIGDVSNIDKYIAKAKDKNDPFKLMGFGHRVYKNRDPRATVMKKTCDEVLGELGIKNDPQLELAMRLEEIALTDPYFIERSLYPNVDFYSGIILKAIGIPTSMFTVIFALARTVGWISHWKEMLSSPYKIGRPRQLYTGELQRDIVELKDRK; encoded by the coding sequence ATGGCTGACAAAAAAGCGCAGTTGGTCATCGAGGGCGCTGCCCCCGTCGAGCTGCCCATTTTAACCGGCACCGTTGGTCCTGATGTAATCGACGTCCGCGGGTTGGGGGCCACTGGTCACTTCACCTTCGACCCTGGTTTCATGGCGACCGCCTCGTGCGAGTCGAAGATCACCTACATCGACGGCGACAAGGGCGTGCTGCTGCACCGCGGCTACCCGATCGAACAACTCGCCGAGAAATCGGACTACCTGGAAACCTGCTACCTGCTGCTCAACGGCGAACTGCCGAATGCCGAGCAGAAGGCCCAGTTCGTCAGCACCGTCAAGAACCACACCATGGTTCACGAGCAGCTGAAGTCCTTCTTCAACGGTTTCCGCCGCGACGCTCACCCGATGGCGGTGATGTGCGGCGTGGTCGGCGCCCTGTCGGCGTTCTACCACGACTCCCTGGACATCAATAACCCGCAACACCGCGAAATCTCCGCGGTGCGCCTGGTCGCCAAGATGCCGACCCTGGCCGCGATGGTTTACAAGTACTCCATGGGCCAGCCGATGATGTACCCGCGCAACGACCTGTCGTACGCGGAAAACTTCCTGCACATGATGTTCAACACCCCGTGCGAGATCAAACCGATCAGCCCGGTGCTGGCCAAGGCAATGGACCGGATCTTCATCCTCCACGCCGACCACGAGCAGAACGCTTCCACCTCCACCGTGCGCCTGGCGGGCTCCTCGGGTGCCAACCCGTTCGCCTGTATCGCTGCCGGTATCGCCGCACTGTGGGGCCCGGCCCACGGCGGTGCGAACGAAGCAGTCCTGACCATGCTCGATGAAATTGGCGATGTCTCGAACATCGACAAGTACATCGCCAAGGCCAAGGACAAGAACGATCCGTTCAAACTCATGGGCTTCGGTCACCGCGTTTACAAGAACCGCGACCCGCGCGCCACCGTGATGAAGAAGACCTGCGACGAAGTCCTGGGCGAGCTGGGCATCAAGAACGATCCACAGCTGGAATTGGCCATGCGCCTGGAAGAGATCGCCCTGACCGATCCGTACTTCATCGAGCGCTCGCTGTACCCGAACGTCGACTTCTACTCGGGCATCATCCTGAAGGCGATCGGCATTCCGACCAGCATGTTCACCGTGATCTTCGCCCTGGCACGTACTGTCGGCTGGATCTCGCACTGGAAAGAAATGCTCTCCAGCCCGTACAAGATCGGCCGCCCTCGCCAGCTGTACACCGGCGAACTGCAGCGCGACATCGTCGAGCTGAAGGACCGCAAGTAA
- the sdhC gene encoding succinate dehydrogenase, cytochrome b556 subunit, producing the protein MKKAVKSQRPVNLDLRTIKLPVTAYTSILHRISGVILFLGLAIMLYALGKSLGSEEGFGEVKACLTSPLAKFVTWGLLSALLYHLVAGVRHLIMDMGIGETLEGGKLGSKIVIVISVVLIVLVGVWVW; encoded by the coding sequence GTGAAAAAAGCCGTGAAAAGCCAACGACCTGTAAACCTAGACCTAAGGACCATCAAGCTTCCTGTCACTGCGTACACGTCCATTCTGCACCGTATCTCCGGCGTCATCCTGTTCCTCGGCCTTGCCATCATGCTTTATGCACTGGGCAAGTCGCTGGGTTCCGAGGAAGGCTTCGGTGAGGTGAAGGCGTGTCTGACCAGCCCGCTGGCCAAGTTCGTGACCTGGGGCCTGCTGTCCGCCCTGCTTTATCACCTCGTGGCAGGTGTACGCCACCTGATCATGGACATGGGCATCGGTGAGACGCTGGAAGGCGGCAAGCTGGGCTCGAAAATCGTGATCGTCATCTCCGTGGTGCTGATCGTTCTGGTGGGAGTTTGGGTATGGTAA
- the sdhD gene encoding succinate dehydrogenase, hydrophobic membrane anchor protein, with amino-acid sequence MVTNVTNLSRSGLYDWMAQRVSAVVLAAYFIFLIGYVVCHPGIDYTQWHGLFSNNAMRIFSLLALVALGAHAWVGMWTIATDYLTPMSFGKSATAIRFLFQAVCGVAMFAYFVWGVQILWGI; translated from the coding sequence ATGGTAACCAATGTCACGAACCTGTCGCGTTCGGGCCTCTATGACTGGATGGCGCAGCGCGTATCGGCGGTCGTTCTCGCGGCTTACTTCATCTTCCTGATCGGCTACGTGGTCTGCCACCCAGGCATCGACTACACCCAGTGGCATGGTCTGTTCTCCAACAACGCGATGCGGATCTTCAGTCTGCTGGCCCTCGTTGCCCTGGGCGCTCACGCCTGGGTCGGCATGTGGACCATCGCCACCGACTACCTGACGCCAATGTCGTTCGGCAAGTCGGCGACTGCGATTCGTTTCCTGTTCCAGGCGGTATGCGGCGTTGCGATGTTCGCTTACTTCGTCTGGGGTGTGCAGATTCTCTGGGGTATCTGA